The following are from one region of the Sandaracinus amylolyticus genome:
- a CDS encoding ABC transporter substrate-binding protein produces MNARSLVVFATLLLALLGCAPERTLSTDDTATVRIGMIAPLSGELGADGPDWRDSARLAVREVNSAGGVLPGRRVDLMIQDGESRADIGVAVAQRMIDDGVIAIIGDSASSATVRVYQEATGPAQVLLASGLSTSPILTEINRELEPANRFFFRTVPPDDRQAPALAEAMYTQGCRNVSVLFADNDYGRPFQEQASARFTALGGTVTPAAGVPYMEELSSYRTQVMAIASAQPPPDCIALIGYPASAGIIMRDWDSLSSKPDVTWFGTDGVRQPGFATEVGNPALIDDFYGTAPVTDPETPAYNRFRDQFFATFGNDPVAFSSTIYDAAALVLLAIAKAGTAEDPIAIRDAVFQLNDPSGVVVQAGRLAEGLRLIREGRPINYEGAAGPSDIDAEGNATLAYELWRFEATSETFERVRILE; encoded by the coding sequence ATGAACGCGAGATCGCTGGTGGTGTTCGCCACGCTGTTGCTCGCGCTCCTCGGGTGTGCCCCCGAACGAACTCTCTCCACCGACGACACGGCGACCGTGCGCATCGGCATGATCGCGCCGCTCTCCGGCGAGCTCGGCGCCGACGGGCCCGACTGGCGCGACTCGGCGCGGCTCGCGGTGCGCGAGGTGAACTCCGCGGGCGGCGTGCTCCCGGGGCGTCGTGTCGATCTGATGATCCAGGACGGCGAGAGCCGCGCCGACATCGGCGTCGCGGTCGCGCAACGCATGATCGACGACGGCGTGATCGCGATCATCGGCGACTCCGCGTCGAGCGCGACGGTGCGCGTCTATCAAGAAGCCACCGGCCCCGCGCAGGTGCTGCTCGCGAGCGGTCTGTCGACCTCGCCGATCCTCACCGAGATCAACCGCGAGCTCGAGCCCGCGAATCGCTTCTTCTTCCGCACCGTGCCGCCCGACGATCGCCAGGCGCCCGCGCTCGCCGAGGCGATGTACACGCAGGGCTGCCGCAACGTCAGCGTGCTCTTCGCGGACAACGACTACGGTCGTCCGTTCCAGGAGCAGGCGTCGGCGCGCTTCACGGCGCTCGGCGGCACCGTCACGCCCGCGGCGGGCGTGCCGTACATGGAAGAGCTCAGCTCGTACCGGACCCAGGTGATGGCGATCGCCTCCGCGCAGCCGCCGCCCGACTGCATCGCGCTGATCGGATACCCCGCGTCGGCCGGCATCATCATGCGTGACTGGGACTCGCTCTCGTCGAAGCCCGACGTGACGTGGTTCGGCACCGACGGCGTGCGCCAGCCCGGCTTCGCGACCGAGGTCGGCAACCCCGCGCTGATCGACGACTTCTACGGCACCGCGCCGGTCACCGACCCCGAGACGCCCGCGTACAACCGGTTCCGCGACCAGTTCTTCGCGACGTTCGGCAACGATCCGGTCGCATTCTCGTCGACCATCTACGACGCGGCCGCGCTCGTGCTACTCGCGATCGCGAAGGCGGGCACCGCCGAAGATCCGATCGCGATCCGCGACGCCGTGTTCCAGCTCAACGATCCCTCGGGCGTGGTGGTGCAGGCGGGCCGCCTCGCCGAAGGCCTGCGCCTCATCCGCGAGGGACGTCCCATCAACTACGAAGGCGCGGCCGGTCCCTCCGACATCGACGCCGAGGGCAACGCGACGCTCGCATACGAGCTCTGGCGTTTCGAAGCGACGAGCGAGACCTTCGAGCGCGTGCGCATCCTCGAATGA
- a CDS encoding serine/threonine-protein kinase produces MTSPGASSNRASGTLSGEETRAYTLQAIPPQPFGKYTLIGKLGHGGMAEVLLAVMAGKGGFRKLVVLKRLHQQLEAEPGFIDMFLDEARLAAQLDHPHCVQTLEVGEASGHHFLAMEYLDGQGLERLLRSSAQMGTLLPVPLAARMIADALDGLGYAHDLTSYEGRALGVVHRDVSPQNIYVTYNGVVKLLDFGIAKAESNVVETRTGVVKGKYAYIAPEQALTNNVDQRADLWSMGVVLWEALTSRRLFKSVNELATLQETLQGEIRLPSIHNPAVPPEIDGIVMRALQRDVSARYQSAKEFRGDLERWLATQPNAPTRATIAQLMHTRFEEVQKAHKEKLAACLASIEVGASSIQRLVDPSSPGTNMPDAGISGQFAHMTPSTASRLPPGVTSVTPTPAPFGGSGQYTPSGQYTPSGQYTPSAPSQQGAFAQPAEAPREQKRRALGWQLVVVGAVALLAVAVAVVLPRGGDDETAPGDSTGAVVVPPIATPTPPDPIVPVAADPIAPVVADTPPPADDPPVEAETADEPARTATSRGGGGSRRTRGGRGGETAATTTTSTTATPPTTTPPPSVGEEGHLSLVTSPWTNVSLNGRDLGTTPLVRVRLPAGRHVLRLVNDEAGISETYEVEIRAGETTTRRLGLR; encoded by the coding sequence ATGACGAGCCCTGGAGCCAGTTCGAACCGCGCCTCGGGCACCCTCAGCGGGGAAGAGACGCGAGCCTACACGCTGCAGGCGATCCCTCCTCAGCCGTTCGGCAAGTACACGCTGATCGGCAAGCTCGGGCACGGCGGCATGGCGGAGGTCCTGCTCGCCGTGATGGCGGGCAAGGGCGGCTTCCGGAAGCTCGTGGTGCTCAAGCGGCTGCACCAGCAGCTCGAGGCCGAGCCCGGCTTCATCGACATGTTCCTCGACGAGGCGCGCCTCGCGGCGCAGCTCGATCACCCGCACTGCGTGCAGACCCTCGAGGTGGGCGAGGCCTCGGGCCACCACTTCCTCGCGATGGAGTACCTCGACGGCCAGGGCCTCGAGCGGCTGCTCCGATCGAGCGCCCAGATGGGCACGCTGCTGCCGGTGCCGCTCGCGGCGCGCATGATCGCCGACGCGCTCGACGGGCTCGGCTACGCGCACGACCTCACGAGCTACGAAGGCCGCGCGCTCGGCGTGGTGCACCGCGACGTCAGCCCGCAGAACATCTACGTCACCTACAACGGCGTGGTGAAGCTGCTCGACTTCGGCATCGCGAAGGCGGAGTCGAACGTCGTCGAGACGCGCACCGGCGTGGTGAAGGGCAAATACGCGTACATCGCGCCCGAGCAGGCCCTCACGAACAACGTCGATCAGCGCGCCGATCTCTGGAGCATGGGCGTCGTGCTCTGGGAGGCGCTGACCTCGCGGCGTCTGTTCAAGAGCGTCAACGAGCTCGCGACGCTGCAGGAGACGCTGCAGGGCGAGATTCGACTGCCCAGCATCCACAATCCTGCGGTGCCGCCCGAGATCGACGGCATCGTGATGCGCGCGCTGCAGCGCGACGTGTCGGCGCGTTATCAGAGCGCGAAGGAGTTCCGCGGCGATCTGGAGCGCTGGCTCGCGACGCAGCCCAACGCGCCGACGCGCGCGACGATCGCGCAGCTGATGCACACGCGCTTCGAGGAAGTGCAGAAGGCGCACAAGGAGAAGCTCGCGGCCTGTCTCGCCTCGATCGAGGTCGGGGCGAGCTCGATCCAGCGCCTCGTCGATCCGAGCTCGCCCGGCACGAACATGCCCGACGCCGGCATCTCGGGGCAGTTCGCCCACATGACGCCCTCGACCGCCTCGCGCCTTCCGCCCGGGGTCACGAGCGTCACGCCGACGCCCGCGCCCTTCGGTGGCTCGGGTCAGTACACCCCCTCGGGTCAGTACACGCCCTCGGGCCAGTACACGCCCTCGGCGCCTTCGCAGCAGGGCGCGTTCGCGCAGCCCGCGGAGGCGCCGCGCGAGCAGAAGCGGCGCGCGCTCGGCTGGCAGCTCGTGGTCGTCGGCGCGGTCGCGCTGCTCGCGGTCGCGGTGGCGGTCGTGCTGCCGCGCGGTGGCGACGACGAGACCGCGCCGGGCGATTCGACCGGTGCGGTCGTGGTGCCTCCGATCGCGACGCCGACGCCGCCCGATCCGATCGTCCCGGTCGCGGCGGATCCGATCGCGCCGGTCGTCGCCGACACGCCGCCTCCCGCCGACGATCCGCCGGTCGAGGCCGAGACCGCCGACGAGCCCGCGCGCACCGCCACGTCGCGCGGCGGCGGCGGATCGCGCCGCACCCGCGGGGGACGCGGCGGCGAGACCGCGGCGACCACGACGACCAGCACCACCGCGACGCCGCCGACCACCACGCCGCCGCCGAGCGTGGGCGAGGAGGGCCACCTCTCGCTCGTGACCTCGCCGTGGACGAACGTCTCGTTGAACGGCCGCGACCTCGGCACCACGCCGCTGGTGCGCGTGCGACTTCCTGCGGGTCGCCACGTGCTGCGCCTCGTGAACGACGAAGCCGGGATCAGCGAGACCTACGAGGTCGAGATCCGGGCCGGTGAGACCACGACGCGGAGGTTGGGCCTGCGATGA